A window of the Pogona vitticeps strain Pit_001003342236 chromosome 4, PviZW2.1, whole genome shotgun sequence genome harbors these coding sequences:
- the TTPA gene encoding alpha-tocopherol transfer protein has protein sequence MSHAEPPAPPQVNLSHLPDDSPPVRAAVAELRRKAREEERIRTLPFLLSDTHLVRFLRARDFDGDLAWKLLKNYHKWRAECPEISADLRPYSILGLLNNGYLGVLKERDLHGSKVLIYRVGHWDPKEFTVFDAFRVSLITSELIVREIETQRNGVKVIFDLRGWRFAHAFQISPTVVKRIAAVLTDSFPLKIRGIHFINEPLFFHPVFAIIKSFLPEKIKARIHMHGYNYGQSLQQHFPASILPEEYCGGSVSIEELSREWTDFIIQSESYLQSISQLG, from the exons atGAGCCACGCTGAGCCGCCTGCCCCGCCGCAGGTAAACCTCAGCCATCTGCCCGACGACTCGCCCCCCGTGAGAGCCGCCGTGGCTGAGCTCCGGCGCAAAgccagggaggaggagaggatccggacccttcccttcctcctctccgaTACGCACCTGGTCCGCTTCCTAAGAGCCCGAGACTTCGACGGCGACTTGGCGTGGAAG TTATTGAAAAATTATCACAAGTGGCGAGCAGAATGCCCAGAAATAAGTGCAGATTTGCGGCCTTACTCTATTCTTGGTCTGTTGAATAATGGTTACCTTGGAGTTTTGAAAGAGAGGGACCTACATGGCAGTAAAGTTCTCATTTATAGAGTTG GACACTGGGATCCAAAGGAGTTTACTGTATTTGATGCATTTCGTGTAAGTCTCATCACCTCTGAGCTTATTGTACGAGAGATCGAGACACAACGGAATGGAGTCAAGGTTATTTTTGACCTGAGAGGATGGAGATTTGCTCATGCATTTCAGATATCTCCAACAGTGGTCAAAAGAATAGCTGCTGTGCTCACA GATTCCTTTCCATTAAAAATCCGTGGTATACACTTCATTAACGAGCCTTTGTTCTTTCATCCTGTCTTTGCTATAATTAAGTCCTTTCTCCCTGAAAAAATCAAGGCACGG ATCCATATGCATGGGTATAACTATGGGCAGAGTCTCCAGCAGCACTTTCCAGCCAGCATTCTCCCGGAAGAATATTGTGGAGGATCAGTTTCAATTGAAGAGCTTTCCAGAGAGTGGACTGATTTCATAATACAATCGGAAAGTTATCTTCAGAGTATTTCACAGCTGGGGTAG